GTCAACATGCATAAATGTAAGAACCTGGTGTATTTAGAAAATGACAGGAGAATGGGGATGGGCACTAGCCAGAGAAGCAGCTACAAAAAGAGGTTGAAAATAGATCATGAGAGACCTTGAATGCCTTGCCGGGAGTTGAGACTTTATCCAGTTGCCTGGCCAGTCAGCCTCCCTTACCTCTGGACTCTGGTCTTTCTCAGGCCTTCTCCCGTCACTCTCTGGAAGCTGGATACATAGTAAGTGCTATCTACCTGTCCTggctcctccccccaccccttgggCCTCATTTCTCTTCCCTATCCTGACaccattctcttttccttctccccaGTGTGATGCGGAAAGTGATCTGGATGAGAGGGTGAGTGGAGTTAGAACTTGCTGGGCAGGCAGAGTCCCCAGCTTGGAAGATGGACTGCAGCTTAAAGGCCTACATGCAGCAGACAGCCTCATCTTGAGTGGGGAACATGGGTTAGGTTGAGCCTGGATTGGTCTTTTGGGAGAAAAATGGGGGACTTGGGAGGGCAAGTGGCCAGCTAACCAGAAAAAGAAGGTCCATGTCTTGGTGAGCCATTCTTTCTAAACCTCTTGGAGCTACCACTGGTTCATGGACATTCAGAATGACTGGAACACAGGTGGTCTTTCCCACTGGCCATTAGTCACCTCTTACAATTTGAGTTTCATGGATGAGAGTCTGAGCCGAGATGTTTATCATGGCAATAAGGACACTAAACCATTGTAAACAGTGTAGGAACTTCTTTTTTAGAGGTATTTTAGTTTACGATTAGAGTTGATTTGCTTGACGTGTAGCAACATGTCCTGGCAGGTAGTACTGTACACAACTGTGTAACTACTCCTAAAAGTAGTGAAATGTGCATTTCCTGATGTATGCCTTGTTTTCCTTCAAAAGTTGACTGGACAGGAACTGTGGTACAGGGAGTTGTTGTCCATTTTAAGGGATGGCCACTATCCATTTCTAGCAAACTATTGCCACATGAGAATGGGGACAAGAAAACCTGAGTCTGGGTTCTTAATGAGGAGTCTCCAGGTTTGAAAATCTTCGCGGTTAAAAGATTTTTGCTAATGGTAGTGGACCAAACAATCTATAAATCAGGTTGTCCTGGGGGCCAGCAGTAGTGATATCTGAcatttttgctttgatttcctGTTTTTCTGACACTTCAGTACTGCCTTGATTCAGTTCTCCTTGCCTAGCAGATTCTCAGGCTCAGCAATTTACTTCTTTCTCCAAGCTTAGGCCCCCTAGTACCCACAATACAGTGGATCTCAGCTAAGCTGATGGAGTAAACTTGCTATTATCACCTGTTTCTGGCAGTCTCCAGAGGCTGTTGTCATTTCCTAGGTGGAGGCCTGGACCACCTACAACTTAATTCTCTCCTTCTACTTCTTCCCTAGGTCTCCGATGATGACCTTGACCCATCCTTTACTGTCTCAACCAGCAAAGGTTGGTACAAGGGTGGGATGGAAGCAAGGGAGGGAGGTCGGGGTGAGCATGAGCCTCTACTAAGCATGTCTGCCATCCTGCCCTCACAGCCTCGGGCCCCCACGGCGCCTTCAATGGGAACTGTGAAGCAAAACTCTCCGTGGTCCCTAAAGTGTCGGGCCTGGAGCGGAGCCAGGAGCAGCCCCCAGGGCCCGACCCGCTGCTAGTGCCTTTCCCCCCAAAGGAACCACCGCCTCCACCAGCCCCTCGGCCTCCTGTCTCACCCCCAGCACCCTTGCCGGCCACCCCCAgtctgccacccccaccccaaccccagctgCAGCTTCGGGTCTCGCCCTTCGGCCTCCGCACTTCTCCCTATGGCAGCAGCCTGGACCTCAGCACTGGCAGGTGAGTAGTCCAAGGGTTTGCTGTGATCTTGGATAGGCATGGATATTTTGGCGCCAACCCTTGGCACTCTGTAACTGGGACATAGGATGATACCTGTGGGTGTGACTTGAAAAAGGATTCTGACGCTGAAGACACTCGGTGAAGTAAATTTTAAAGAGATTACTGCAGGACTTATATGAgacctttatatatttatgtgcagGGTAATCCAGTTTGATCTgttacccaatttttttttttttttttttttttttttttttttactggtgagAACTTTTCATAAGACATATCTGCTAGGAATAGTGTGTTCTTTGGAACATACTTTGGGAAATGCTGACATGATGATAAAGAGTGCTGGCTTTGGTGTCAGTCAGACCTGAATTGAAATTATTGCTCTGCCGCTTATTGGCTGTGTGATTTTTGACAAGTCATTTAacccctctgagcctcaatttcctttttttctgggaaatgaaataataatggtACCTTTATCCTAAAGCTGTTGATTCTGAGTGAATGCAGTGTTTCCCAAAGTGTGTACACTCATAAGTGGGGATGTGGAATGATGACAGATCTTAACCTGAGTAAACTATGAAATAGTCATTATAGCTGTTATGTGCTTTAGCAAAATACCTCAAATCCTTGATTTCACATGGTATTGCTTAGGGTGAGGTTAAAACAGAAAGTTAAGCTATAGAAAGAAGTAAGTGGTGTAGTACAGATGGTTGCATGGCTGTGGCAACACTTTGGGAAGGTGGTGTGAAATGTTTGGAGACTTGTATTAGCTTATAAAGCAGGTGCCAGCACTTGGCCTGCAGTAGGTGCTCACCAAAGGGTAAGAATTATTGACGTTCTTGTTATTGATGCTATAAATGTTGttgtcatcatcattatcattgttgttattattgagaaaactaaggctcagagaggggcagtgacttgctcaaggtcacccagGGTGTTCATGGCAAGATGGGCCTAGAATTCAGCTCTCCTGAATCCCAGGACAGGCCAACATGGTGCTGCTTCCACTATGTTAGGGTGGGAACCCAGGTGGCCTATTGTAATTAAGCGTCAAAATGAGTGATCTGTTTTGTGCTGTAGTTGAGTCAGAAAAGGGAAAGTCATATGGCTGGATATGGCAGTGGCAGCTCTGTGGAAGAAGAGACGTAGAGAAGGAGAAGATGGGGTTGTCGGGAGTGGGAGGCACCTCAGTCTGAGGATGGGTTCCCTGGGGGAGTTCCTGGGGGCCGGGTTCTGCCATCTTCTGTGTTGGAGAACCAGGGTCACGGTATCACCCAGGCTTCTGACCCCCTCCCGTCAGAGCTGGCACCTCCCAACCCCCTCACTCATCTCCCCACTTCTCTCCCCAGCTCTTCACGGCCGCCCCCCAAGGCCCCGGCCCCTCCCGTGGCTCAGCCTCCCCCCTCATCATCCTCTtcgtcctcttcctcctcatctgcCTCCTCCTCGTCCGCGCAGCTCACCCACCGGCCCCCGACGCCCTCACTGCCCCTGCCTTTGTCCACCCACGGCTTTCCCCCCCATGGGCTGCGggcccccccaccaccccaccacccctCCTTGTTCTCCCCTggccccaccctgccccctcccccacccctgctgcaGGTGCCAGGGCACCCTGGGGCCTCAGCCGCTAACGCCCTTTCTGGTGAGTTTGGGGTCCTGGCCGGGGGGTGGGAGGGCCATGGCCCCATGTTCGGGCCCAATTGGCTTTGGGGCATCTGGGCCTCAGCAGACAGCAGGGCTTGAGGAGGGACTGGCTCAAGGCCAGAGGGAAGGCCAGTCACTTGGGCCCAAGGAGGCTGACTTGGTGGCCACAGAAGTTAAAGCCTtctacccctcccctcccacagaGCAGGACCTGATCGGCCAGGACCTGAACTCTCGCTACCTGAATGCCCAGGGTGGCCCTGaggtggtgggggcagggggctcGGCCCGGCCCCTGGCCTTCCAGTTCCACCAGCACAACCACCAGCACCAGCACACCCACCAGCACACCCACCAGCACTTCACCCCTTATCCCCCGGGCCTGCTGCCACCCCACGGCCCCCACATGGTGAGCTCCTCATTGGGCCAGTCGATGAAGCTCAGAGACCTGGTGGGAGGGTGCGGCTTCCAGGGGAAGGCCCTGGGTCCCTGGCTGGCAGCTtactcttcccttctcttccctagTTTGAGAAATACCCAGGAAAGATGGAAGGCCTTTTCCGACataatgtgagtgtgtgtgtgtgtgtgtatgtatgtgtgtgtgtgtgtgtggtgtgggcatgAATGCATCACTACGTGTGGCCCTGACTGTTCAGGTCCAGTCTCCAGCCCCAAAAGCAAGAGTCTTGAACCTGGGAAATCTTCCTGGAGGGTTTAGGGTGGAGGCCAGAGGACTGATGGGCAGACCAGACCTGGGCTGCACCTCCACTCCCTGCTTGGACTAGTCCCCTTCTCTCCACAGCCGTACACGGCCTTCCCTCCCGCAGTGCCCGGGCTACCTCCGGGCCTCCCGCCGGCTGTCTCCTTTGGCTCCCTGCAGGGGGCCTTCCAGCCCAAGGTGAGCTCCCAATCTAGACACTGTTGCCACCTTCTGTCCTTTACAAACCTAGACTCCCTGGATCCACATACCTTTTTCCCACTTCCCAAAACCATGCCTAGACTCCTGCCCTCCCTTCTGGACCCAGGTTTTTGCACAGCCATGCTCCTTTGCTGTCCCATACCCCAGCTTGGTTCTAGACTCCTTGTATGCTTGGTGCCAGCTCTCCAGTCTGATCCCTCCACTCCCCTTTCCCAGAGCACGAACCCTGAGCTGCCACCACGACTGGGGCCAGTGCCGAGCGGGCTCCCCCAGAAGGGGACACAGGTGAGGGGGGCCAGGGCAGGTCCTGGGGGAGCTAGAACGTGTGTTGACGGGAGAGCAGGGTTGTCTTAAGAGTGAACCACTGGCTTTTTCTCTTTAATACATGATCGGGGTGTTCTTGGGTGTTTAAGGAAAGAGGATTTATATAAACACCAGGAATTCCCAGACATGAGGAATAGGAATTTCTTGAGATTGTCCTAGGAATAAGATAATTACCAGGACACtattttgttctttggttttgttttttgtggtgcttggggatcaagcccagggcttcACCCATGTATTGTATTGTACTgttgaactacaccccagcccaaggaCAGTGATTTTTGTAGGGGTTTTCAAATTTAAGTcacagaactttttaattttttcccaaatgaCATCATACCAGGAAGCCCTGTCCATAAAACAGTTAAGATAAGCTTCCTCTTTGTGAAGTGGCTGGGGGAGCCAGAGCGGTCTCTTCCCCTTGGCATTTGTAGCAGGCTTAGACCCATGGCTCTGGGAACATTGTGAAAAGTATAGAATGTGTTTCTTAAAGGATAGACTAGTCCAGATGTTTATCAACTTCTTAAAGGGTGTCTTAATCTAAATAAATCTTAAACAGACCCCCATTACATAAAGCTGTTAATAGGATAGCTTATCTGATTGAGAAATCTGTCCTCCTGCTCAGGCCACCCCCTACGTGGCCTAAAAGGGCACCTCCCTGGGGCCAGGTTCAGAACTTGGTGCTGGAGAAGAGATGCCTGGAGTGGGAGAGATGGGAAAGGAGTTTTGACAAAGGCTGGAAAGGTTAGAGGCATAGAATCTCAGGGAAGTATCTGGGGGTGAGTGGGTACAATGGAGATGAGACACTCAGGTCAGTAAACAGGTCTGAATCGCCTCCAATCTCTCCTTTGCCATCCCCAGATCCCCGACCATTTCCGGCCACCTTTGAGGGTGAGTTTGGTGAAGACCTCAGGCTGCATGAGGCTGGGGGCTGGTGTGTCAGCTTGTTTGGCTGAGTGGGTGGGTCCTATTCGGGAAAGAGTGAGAAGCTTAAAACGTGGAGGCAGCCAGATAAGAAACAGTAGAAAGTGAAGGTCTTCGAAGTTGCAGACCTGAGCTCAGATGTAACTGGCCATGGGACCTTGGGCAAGACAGTttctctctctgagcctcagtttcctaggCTTTAAAATGAACCTAGTCATCCCTCAATTTTAGGGATGATGAGTGGGGATGTTGTGTGGCAAGGCTGGGCCCAGGACCAGGCTTGGAGTGGGTGATGAGTGAacattctttccttccctttgcctTTGGTCATCCTGGGGCGGCAGAAACCAGGGAAGTGGTGTGCCATGCACGTACGCGTGGCTTACATGATCCTGAGACACCAGGAAAAGATGAAGGTACtggggctggagggctggggagtggATCTGAGAGTCAGGGGTGGCCTGAGCTATGGGCATCTActttcaacaaagtacagcagaATCTTGACCAGAAACATTCTCTCCTATCCTGTCACTACTGAGCAATTAGCACCTGTGTTCTCTGGCTAAATACAAGGATGGTCAGAGAAGGTTCTGAGAGAGGCAGGGGCTAACACCCAAGTCCCCTCTTAGTGCCAGCCAGCCCTTGGAGGGGAGATAAGGGTGggagacacagaaaaaaagacacaaagtgGCTCCTCACTCACTGCCCCTCTCCCGGTGTCCCACACAGGGTGAATCCCACAAGCTTGACTTTCGGAACGACCTCCTGCCCTGCCTTCCGGGTCCCTATGGGGCCCTGCCCCCTGGGCAGGAGCTCTCCCACCCGGCCTCCCTCTTCACTGCGACTGGTGAGTCTGGCCAGCCCTCTCAGGGCCTGAAGTTTCCCATCTATAGCTGAGGCCCACTTTGCACCCACTTAGCCTCATCAGagtctcccacctctctgcccagGTGCCGTCCACGCTGCAGCCAACCCTTTCACGGCAGCTCCCGGGGCCCACGGACCCTTCCTGAGCCCCAGCACCCACATTGGTAAGAGCCAAGGGCATGTTGGGCAACCCAGGCCTTGTCTCCGACTTCCAAGTATTCTTGAGCTGGGGATGGAAATTAGTCTCGAGGCAGTTAGAATGGGGTAGACCTGGTTCCATTTgctttgtgatcttgggcaagtttctCTACTACCTGCTCTAAACTGTGATTTTCTTATCTGTGGAAGGGGTAGGAAAGGCCAGGGTGATTCTCAGCTTCTGCCAGCTCAGACCCCTATCTCTAAAGTAGCCAGTGGTAGGTGGTAGCGTGCCACCtgggagaggagggtggaggagggaggctgTGTAGGCCCAGAGGAGAGCATGACCCTGACTCCTAAGGAACTTGGAGGCTTTGTGGGAGAGATTACCTGGGTGTGGGGGAACAAGAAGGCTTTGAGCCTGTTGGCATAGAGGCATTCCTGGCTGGGGAAACTGTGAGGTTCCCATGGGAGGATAGGCTAGTTGTTCTGATGGCTGTGTGATACGCATGAAATTAAGGGTCAGGCTGGGAACGGCTCTGCATGTCAGGTGGGGAGAAGTCTGCAGGGGAATAGCTTGCTGCAGAGGTGAGATC
The sequence above is drawn from the Urocitellus parryii isolate mUroPar1 chromosome 9, mUroPar1.hap1, whole genome shotgun sequence genome and encodes:
- the Fbrs gene encoding putative fibrosin-1 isoform X2, whose amino-acid sequence is METAAAPGPGWAAEGERRRRRCSRRDRDREQRRRRGPGGDAPRALLAAPRGSSSSSSPPPPTRPWSSASSGERPGGPRRRRPRPRPRPPRPRARKRPAGSGSRGEEEEEEEEGGADDGEAEEEPEEEEEEEEDLIDGFAIASFASLEALQKDASLQPPERLEHRLKHSGKRKRGGSSGATGEPGDSSDREPGRPPGDRARKWPNKRRRKEAFSRHSLEAGYICDAESDLDERVSDDDLDPSFTVSTSKASGPHGAFNGNCEAKLSVVPKVSGLERSQEQPPGPDPLLVPFPPKEPPPPPAPRPPVSPPAPLPATPSLPPPPQPQLQLRVSPFGLRTSPYGSSLDLSTGSSSRPPPKAPAPPVAQPPPSSSSSSSSSSSASSSSAQLTHRPPTPSLPLPLSTHGFPPHGLRAPPPPHHPSLFSPGPTLPPPPPLLQVPGHPGASAANALSEQDLIGQDLNSRYLNAQGGPEVVGAGGSARPLAFQFHQHNHQHQHTHQHTHQHFTPYPPGLLPPHGPHMFEKYPGKMEGLFRHNPYTAFPPAVPGLPPGLPPAVSFGSLQGAFQPKSTNPELPPRLGPVPSGLPQKGTQIPDHFRPPLRKPGKWCAMHVRVAYMILRHQEKMKGESHKLDFRNDLLPCLPGPYGALPPGQELSHPASLFTATGAVHAAANPFTAAPGAHGPFLSPSTHIDPFGRPTSFASLAALSNGAFGGLGSPTFNPWGRLHRSPLAFPAWVRPPEAARTPGSDKERPVERRESSITKEEKDRDLPFSRPQLRVSPATPKARAGEEGARPAKESVRVKEERKEEAAAAAAAAAAAAAAAAAAAATGPQGLHLLFERPRPPPFLGPSPPERCASFLESTWLAGPPRLARPPRFYEAGEELTGPGAVAAARLYGLEPAHPLLYSRLAPPPPPAAAPGTPHLLSKTPPGALLGAPPPLVPAPRPSSPPRAPGPARADR